The following are encoded together in the Parabacteroides chongii genome:
- a CDS encoding MGMT family protein: MSDFDKEDFVAAVHQMVKTVPYGRATSYGAIARAIGYPNMSRMVGKVMGNCSEVGVPAYRVVNSQGVLSGKDAFSTPTEMQEKLEKEGIRVENNRIKDWKKVFWNPLDEILFVP, from the coding sequence ATGTCTGATTTTGATAAGGAAGATTTTGTAGCAGCCGTCCATCAGATGGTGAAGACTGTTCCGTATGGACGTGCCACCAGTTATGGTGCGATAGCCCGTGCGATCGGCTATCCGAATATGTCGAGGATGGTCGGCAAGGTAATGGGGAATTGTTCGGAGGTAGGTGTTCCTGCTTACCGGGTAGTGAACAGTCAGGGAGTGTTATCCGGTAAAGATGCTTTCAGTACGCCGACCGAGATGCAGGAAAAGTTGGAAAAAGAAGGCATACGGGTAGAAAACAACCGTATCAAAGACTGGAAGAAGGTTTTTTGGAATCCGCTGGATGAGATATTATTTGTTCCCTAA